From the Paraflavitalea soli genome, the window ATCTGCCCGTTTTCTGGCGTGAAGCGCACAGCATTGGAAAGCAGGTTGAAGAATACTTTCTCCAGTTGCTCCCGGTCGAACCAAAGGAGTAATTGCGTTCCATCATAAATGAAGGAAGTGCTGATATTCTTTTTGAGGGCTATATCCTGGAAGCTATTGTAAATATCTTCGAGGAAGGGGATAAGGTCGTGTTGGGCCACCTGTAGTTTCAGGTGACCGGTTTCTGCTTTCCGGAAGTCCATCAATTCGCTCACGAGCTTCAGGAGCCTGTTGGCGTTTTTATGGATGGAGTCAAGCTGCTGCCTGGCGAAACCGGAAGTATCTTCCGATTCCTGCATTTTTTCCACCGGCGCCATGATGAGGGTAAGGTGTGTTCTGATCTCGTGCGATACATTGGTAAAGAAATTGAGTTTTACCTGGTGCAGTTCATCTTCTTTCTTGAACAGTTCCCTTAAGAATATATACCGGCTCAACAGGAAGATGATGCCGATGGCGATGAGGGTATAGATGATCCAGGCCCACCAGGTATTCCAGAAGGGTGGGAGCACCTCGATCGGGAGTTGTATGGGATTGCTCCAGACACCATCGTTGTTGGCGCCCTTCACGATGAAATCATAATCGCCTGACGGCAGGTTTACATAGCTGGCAACGGGTGTATTGGTATACACCCAGTCCTTATCATATCCCTGCAATTTATAGGCGTAGGAATTCTTATTGCTCTTGATATAATTGATCAACGCAAATTCGAGGTTGATCACGTTCTGGTTGTGTTTTAAAGTAAGGTGATCAATGCCTGCTATGTTCTCTTTCAGCAGGCCGGTAGAATCACCGGGTACTATTTGTTTATTGAAGAGCTTAAGGCCGGTAAGAACGGTATTGCCAGCCCTTGGGTTTGATACGATCTTATCCGGGGCAAACCAGGTGATGCCGTTGAATCCGCCGAAATAAAATGCTCCTTTGCTGTCTTTGAAGAAGGAGTTGTAGTTAAAGGCATTGCCGGCGAGGCCGTCGCTCACGGTGAACAATTGCAGCTGATTTTGTGGTGGGTTGAATTTCAGCAGGCCATTGTCGCTGCTGAGCCAAAGGTTCTGCTGGTTGTCTTCAAGGATGCCAAAAATGTTGCGGCTGCTGATCTTCTCCGGTTGCGTGAGGTAGACTGGTTTCTGGCTTGATTCGTCAAACCTGGCGAGGCCGGCTTGCTGCAGGCCCCACCATACCTGGGTATATTTATCCTGCATCACACAATTGACGATATTGTCGGATAGTTTTTGAATAGAATCGTTCCGGAGCAGGAACAGCCCGCTGTTGGTACTTATCCACAGGCGGTTCTTATCATCTTCGAAAAAGTATTTGGCGGTGTTGGCAAATACGGGATGGCTGGTAAGGGGAAGGTGAACGGGGGTAAGGCCCTGTGGCGATTTGTCATAGAGTTTAATGCCCATGGTAGAGCCTACCCACAATCTCCCTTTGGTGTCTTCATAGATGCTCACGATCTCTGCATTGAGATAGGCAGGATTGTTGTCTTCATAGAGGTAGCGGGTGAATTTTTTATGCACGGGGTCGAAGAGGTTCAGGCCGCCGCCATGGGTACCGCACCATATTTGACCCTGCCAGTCGCGGTACACCACTTTGATGAGGTTGGAGCCAATGCTGCCGGGATCGCCGGGATTGTGTCGGTAACTGGTGAAGCGGCCCGTACTGCGGTCGTAATAATTCAATCCTCCTCCTTCTGTACCTATCCACAGGTTTTTCTTCTCATCTTCGGTAATGCTGCTGATCACATTGTTGTTGAGAAAACCGGGTTCGTCTTTTTTACGAATGACGGAAAAGCGGGTGTTGACAGCATACGCATAATTGGCGCCTCCAAAGTAAGTGCCTATCCACATATTGCCGGTAAAATCCTGGAAGAGGCTATGCACACTGTTGTGGCTAAGGCTGCCCGGATCGGCATCGTTCTGCTGGTAGGAATACAATAGTTTGCCGGCTTCGTCGAGAATGCTAAGGCCTTCCTGGGTGCCCACCCACAGGTGACCCTCTTTATCCAGTAACACTTTGCGAATGGTGTTGCTGATAATGGACTGCGGGTCGTTGTTGTTGTGCAGAAAGTGGCTGAAGGTTTTTTGTTGCGCATCGTAGAGGTTGAGGCCATTGGAGTGGGTGCCCACCCAGAGTTTACCGTAGCGATCTTCTGCAAGGGATGTTACAAAGTCGGCGCTGATGCTGCGGGGATCAGCGGGCTGATGTTTGAAATGGATAAATTGCCGGCTGGCTCCTGTTTCCTGCATCAGGAGGAGACCGGCAGTTGCGCCAATCCAGAGGGCGCCATTCCTGTCCTGGTAAATGGTGCGCACGTTCCATTGCTGGTCGATGGCCTGCTGGCCGGGCAGTAATACGGGCTGCAGCACGCCGGGCAGTGCGGCATCCACTACAAACAACCCATAATCTGTACCGGCCCAGATCCTTCCTTTCCGGTCTTCATACAACACATAAAAGGCAAGGGGCTTTTCTATGGGCGACTTGATCCTGGTAAAGCGGTCGAGCCGGGCATCATACCTGTTGAGTCCATCCTGGGTGCCTGCCCACATATTCTTACGGGAGTCGTTGAGCAGGGCCAGTACGCTGTTAGCAGAAAGGGTGGTACTGTCATTGGGCCGGGACTGGTATTGTTTGATGCGGTAACCATCGTAGCGGTTCAATCCATTGGGGGTGCCTATCCAGATAAAGCCGAGGTTGTCCTGGCTAATGGCGATGACGGCATTTTGGGAGAGCCCATGCTCCACGGTCAGGTGCCGGAAGGCAGCCTGCTGGGCCATGCAGGGTAAAAGACCGGCCAACAGTAAGGCGGCCAGCAGTACGGGGTACAGGATCGAGGGCCTGGTATACTTCTTCATATAGGGCAACTTCATCAGTTTTAATCCAGGTATAGGTGGTGTTATTATAAATTTACGGTTGTTAACCAGTATGATGTGCCGGTTTTAGGATATTCCCCCTAATTTTTTAAAATAGTCCCCCGGTATATGGCGTGGACTGTGGTACATTCGGGAAGGCCGGGATCAGGAAAATGGTTGCGGCAAAATAAACGTCTCATCTAAAAGGCGCCATATTGAAAATGAAACTACGATTGAACAGAGGTCTCCTGGTGGTAGCGTGTCTCGCACTGCTTATTTTCATCGTCACTCAAGTGGGTATGGGAGGGAATTTGAATATTCCTGCCGATGTAAAGGAGGCCATGGCTGCACTCCCCGGGCAGCTGGATTATAATATACATGTAAAAAAGATCCTTTCTGATAAATGCTTCAGTTGTCATGGTCCCGATGCAGCCAAACAGAAAGGGGACCTCCGGCTCGATCTGGCCGATGCGGCTTATAACAAGAAGACGGAAAGCGGGCTGCGGGCCATCCGGGCGGGCAGTATTGCGCGCAGTGAAGTGGCGCACCGCATTTTGAGTGAGGATAAAGCGTACAGGATGCCTACGCCTGCCTCACACCTGTCGCTGACGGTAGAAGAAAAGGCGACCATCCTGCAATGGATTGACCAGGGGGCCCAATATGCGCCGCATTGGGCATTCGTAGCACCTAAGAAGGCGCCTTTGCCGGATGTGAAAACGGAAGGCTGGGTGAAGAAT encodes:
- a CDS encoding hybrid sensor histidine kinase/response regulator transcription factor; this translates as MKKYTRPSILYPVLLAALLLAGLLPCMAQQAAFRHLTVEHGLSQNAVIAISQDNLGFIWIGTPNGLNRYDGYRIKQYQSRPNDSTTLSANSVLALLNDSRKNMWAGTQDGLNRYDARLDRFTRIKSPIEKPLAFYVLYEDRKGRIWAGTDYGLFVVDAALPGVLQPVLLPGQQAIDQQWNVRTIYQDRNGALWIGATAGLLLMQETGASRQFIHFKHQPADPRSISADFVTSLAEDRYGKLWVGTHSNGLNLYDAQQKTFSHFLHNNNDPQSIISNTIRKVLLDKEGHLWVGTQEGLSILDEAGKLLYSYQQNDADPGSLSHNSVHSLFQDFTGNMWIGTYFGGANYAYAVNTRFSVIRKKDEPGFLNNNVISSITEDEKKNLWIGTEGGGLNYYDRSTGRFTSYRHNPGDPGSIGSNLIKVVYRDWQGQIWCGTHGGGLNLFDPVHKKFTRYLYEDNNPAYLNAEIVSIYEDTKGRLWVGSTMGIKLYDKSPQGLTPVHLPLTSHPVFANTAKYFFEDDKNRLWISTNSGLFLLRNDSIQKLSDNIVNCVMQDKYTQVWWGLQQAGLARFDESSQKPVYLTQPEKISSRNIFGILEDNQQNLWLSSDNGLLKFNPPQNQLQLFTVSDGLAGNAFNYNSFFKDSKGAFYFGGFNGITWFAPDKIVSNPRAGNTVLTGLKLFNKQIVPGDSTGLLKENIAGIDHLTLKHNQNVINLEFALINYIKSNKNSYAYKLQGYDKDWVYTNTPVASYVNLPSGDYDFIVKGANNDGVWSNPIQLPIEVLPPFWNTWWAWIIYTLIAIGIIFLLSRYIFLRELFKKEDELHQVKLNFFTNVSHEIRTHLTLIMAPVEKMQESEDTSGFARQQLDSIHKNANRLLKLVSELMDFRKAETGHLKLQVAQHDLIPFLEDIYNSFQDIALKKNISTSFIYDGTQLLLWFDREQLEKVFFNLLSNAVRFTPENGQITLQVTETPTEAIIKVMDNGRGIAAEYLDKVFTNFFQVDDHGLQNTGYGIGLALAKNIVFLHKGSITAESIPAANDQTGHTTFIVRLFKDNRHFNQVKATDQPPVPIPAALPAANPVPNELQPAAGQQPTLLIVEDNVELRNIIKEKFAGQFHVLEAPDGAKGLQLAVHEIPDIIISDVMMPQMDGFEFCRHIKTDHRTSHIPVILLTARSTQTDHVSGLETGANIYMTKPFSTKVLELNVRNLLLAREQWRRLFMQQLHTAVSPTTPVPVPKEPVVNTIEQAFLEQVVRIVEENLDNQEFGVDMLSRKVAMSAPILYKKIKAVSNMSVNDFIKSIRLKRAAELLREKQLNVFEVAQAVGYNDRKYFSKEFKKQFGTTPSEYTGEALKDQ